In a genomic window of Vigna angularis cultivar LongXiaoDou No.4 chromosome 6, ASM1680809v1, whole genome shotgun sequence:
- the LOC108342678 gene encoding uncharacterized protein LOC108342678, with amino-acid sequence MEVSNFFSFIVHNPEAPLPYPWERIIDLQRRVVYYKNNVTEDLVFDSRSSIHVGGGIYMDNSPLSSYMNNRHRHLVHQLIRAYQLSDDVPRVFLFSIGRHDYDRLLYHIVQESTIQCPSCNMTIRGLP; translated from the exons ATGGAAGTCTCAAACTTTTTTAGCTTCATAGTACATAACCCTGAAGCCCCACTTCCTTATCCATGGGAAAGAATTATAGATCTTCAG AGAAGAGTTGTTTATTACAAGAACAATGTGACTGAAGACTTGGTGTTTGATTCTAGGTCCTCTATCCATGTTGGAGGGGGAATCTACATGGATAACTCTCCATTATCAAGTTACATGAATAATCGCCATAGACATCTTGTTCATCAACTGATAAGAGCGTATCAACTTTCTGATGATGTGCCAAGAGTTTTTCTCTTTAGCATCGGTCGCCATGATTATGATAGACTTCTCTATCACATTGTGCAAGAATCAACCATTCAGTGTCCATCATGCAACATGACTATTAGGGGGCTTCCATAA